One window from the genome of Candidatus Methylomirabilota bacterium encodes:
- the tkt gene encoding transketolase: MPPAIGSPDPDQLAIDTIRTLSIDAVQQAKSGHPGTPMALAPLVYTIWNRVLRFDPKDPIWPDRDRFVLSNGHASMLLWSLLYLTGTVAVNAEYERLGRPSVTLDDIRRFRQLGSKAPGHPEYHWVSGVETTTGPLGQGIANSVGMAIARKWLAARYNQPGFDVFDYRIYAVCGDGDLMEGVGSEAASLAGHLGLDDLCWIYDNNHISIEGPTGITFTEDVAARFLAYRWNVLRVSDANDRARIEDALTVFRETRGRPTLIVLDSHIGYGAPHKVDTAAAHGEPLGEDEVRFAKRAYGWPEDAKFLVPDGVREHFDAGIGARGALARRRWEERLTAYREKYPDLAAEIDRMQRRELPDGWDRDLPSFPADPKGLAGRDASGQALNALARHVPWLLGGSADLAPSTRTTLGFPGAGDFEADSPGGRNLHFGVREHAMAAIVNGLSLSKLRPFGSTFVIFSDYARPAIRLAALMELPVIFVLTHDAMGDGEDGPTHQPVEQLVSLRAIPGLVVLRPADANEVVEAYRLVMPLRHEPAVLALSRQPLPTFDRAKYASAAGLARGAYVMADAPGGAPEIILIASGSEVALIVDAYERLTERGVRARIVSMPSWDLFEHQPASYREQVLPAAVTARLAVEQGSVLGWDRYVGPGGRVIGMKTFGASAPLKELQRKFGFEPERVVAEALELLGRG, from the coding sequence ATGCCGCCGGCGATCGGCAGCCCGGACCCGGATCAGCTGGCGATCGACACGATCCGGACGCTCTCCATCGACGCGGTCCAGCAGGCGAAGTCCGGCCACCCCGGTACGCCGATGGCGCTGGCCCCGCTGGTCTACACGATCTGGAACCGCGTGCTCCGCTTCGACCCGAAGGACCCGATCTGGCCCGATCGCGATCGCTTCGTCCTCTCGAACGGGCATGCCTCGATGCTGCTCTGGTCGCTGCTGTACCTGACCGGCACGGTGGCGGTGAACGCCGAATACGAGCGCCTGGGCCGGCCGTCGGTGACGCTGGACGACATCCGCCGCTTCCGTCAGCTCGGGAGCAAGGCCCCGGGACATCCCGAATACCACTGGGTCTCGGGCGTGGAGACGACGACCGGCCCGCTGGGGCAGGGCATCGCCAACAGCGTCGGCATGGCCATTGCGCGGAAGTGGCTCGCGGCCCGCTACAACCAGCCCGGCTTCGACGTCTTCGACTACCGCATCTACGCGGTGTGCGGCGACGGCGACCTGATGGAAGGCGTCGGCTCGGAGGCGGCCTCGCTGGCCGGGCATCTGGGCCTCGACGACCTGTGCTGGATCTACGACAACAACCACATCTCCATCGAGGGCCCGACCGGCATCACCTTCACCGAGGACGTGGCGGCTCGCTTCCTCGCGTACCGCTGGAACGTGCTGCGGGTGAGCGATGCCAACGATCGCGCGCGCATCGAGGACGCGCTGACCGTGTTCCGCGAGACGCGCGGCCGGCCGACCCTGATCGTGCTGGACAGCCACATCGGCTACGGCGCTCCCCACAAGGTGGACACCGCCGCCGCGCACGGCGAGCCGCTCGGCGAGGACGAGGTGCGGTTCGCCAAGCGGGCCTACGGCTGGCCCGAGGACGCGAAGTTCCTGGTGCCCGACGGCGTGCGCGAGCACTTCGACGCCGGGATCGGCGCGCGCGGAGCCCTGGCCCGGCGCCGCTGGGAGGAGCGCCTGACCGCCTATCGCGAGAAGTATCCCGACCTCGCCGCCGAGATCGATCGGATGCAGCGGCGCGAGCTGCCCGACGGCTGGGACCGCGACCTGCCGAGCTTCCCCGCCGATCCCAAGGGCCTCGCCGGACGCGACGCCTCCGGACAGGCGCTGAACGCGCTCGCCCGACACGTGCCGTGGCTTCTGGGCGGCTCGGCCGACCTCGCCCCCTCGACGCGCACGACGCTCGGATTCCCGGGCGCGGGGGACTTCGAGGCGGACAGCCCGGGCGGCCGGAATCTCCACTTCGGCGTGCGTGAGCACGCCATGGCCGCGATCGTCAACGGGCTCTCGCTCTCGAAGCTGCGCCCGTTCGGGTCGACCTTCGTCATCTTCAGCGACTACGCGCGGCCGGCCATCCGGCTCGCCGCGCTCATGGAGCTGCCGGTCATCTTCGTGCTCACCCACGACGCGATGGGTGACGGCGAGGACGGGCCGACCCACCAGCCGGTGGAGCAGCTCGTCTCGCTTCGCGCGATTCCCGGCCTGGTGGTGCTGCGCCCCGCGGACGCCAACGAGGTGGTCGAGGCGTATCGCCTCGTCATGCCGCTGCGCCACGAGCCGGCGGTCCTCGCGCTCTCGCGCCAGCCGCTACCGACGTTCGATCGCGCCAAGTACGCGTCGGCGGCCGGGCTGGCCCGCGGGGCCTACGTCATGGCCGACGCTCCGGGCGGCGCGCCCGAGATCATCCTCATCGCCTCGGGCAGCGAAGTCGCGCTGATCGTGGACGCCTACGAGCGTTTGACCGAGCGGGGCGTTCGCGCGCGGATCGTGTCGATGCCCTCCTGGGATCTGTTCGAGCATCAGCCGGCGTCCTATCGAGAGCAGGTGTTGCCGGCCGCGGTGACGGCGCGCCTCGCGGTGGAGCAGGGGTCGGTGCTAGGTTGGGACCGCTACGTCGGCCCCGGCGGCCGGGTGATCGGCATGAAGACCTTCGGCGCGTCGGCTCCGCTCAAGGAGCTGCAGCGTAAGTTCGGCTTCGAGCCCGAGCGCGTGGTGGCGGAGGCCCTGGAGCTGCTGGGACGCGGATGA
- a CDS encoding DUF2090 domain-containing protein, giving the protein MPRGYDRPLYILPFDHRESFETKLFGWEPPLGPAQTAEIASAKRLVYDGFRAALAAGVPREKAGILVDEQFGAAILRDAAADGVITACPAEKSGQAEFEFEYGEEFGRHVEAFDPTFCKVLVRYNPAGDRELNRRQAGRLKRLSDFLAARDRSRFMFELLVPAEPAQLERLGGDRTTYDLELRPRLMVEAIRELQEAGVEPDLWKVEGLDRRADCQAVVRAARGEGRERVGCIVLGRGADEQKVRDWLGVAAGVPGFVGFAVGRTDFWQPLVAWRAGTATREQAVAEIARRYHEFVDLFEGRRLAVVREG; this is encoded by the coding sequence ATGCCTCGAGGCTACGACCGCCCGCTCTACATCCTGCCGTTCGATCATCGGGAGTCGTTCGAGACCAAGCTCTTCGGTTGGGAGCCGCCGCTCGGCCCCGCGCAGACCGCCGAGATCGCCTCGGCGAAGCGTCTCGTCTACGACGGCTTCCGGGCGGCCCTGGCCGCCGGTGTGCCCCGTGAGAAGGCGGGCATCCTGGTGGACGAGCAGTTCGGCGCCGCCATCCTGCGTGACGCGGCTGCCGACGGCGTCATCACCGCGTGCCCGGCCGAGAAGAGCGGGCAGGCCGAGTTCGAGTTCGAGTACGGCGAGGAATTCGGCCGTCACGTCGAGGCCTTCGATCCCACCTTCTGCAAGGTGCTGGTCCGCTACAATCCGGCCGGCGATCGGGAGCTGAACCGCCGGCAGGCCGGCCGGTTGAAGCGCCTCTCCGACTTTCTCGCCGCGCGGGATCGGAGCCGCTTCATGTTCGAGCTGCTGGTGCCGGCCGAGCCGGCCCAGCTCGAGCGGCTCGGCGGCGACCGCACGACGTACGATCTGGAGCTGAGACCCCGGCTGATGGTCGAGGCCATCCGCGAGCTGCAGGAGGCCGGCGTGGAGCCGGACCTGTGGAAGGTGGAAGGGCTCGATCGCCGGGCGGATTGCCAGGCGGTGGTCCGGGCGGCGCGCGGCGAGGGGCGCGAGCGCGTCGGCTGCATCGTGCTGGGCCGCGGCGCGGACGAGCAGAAGGTGCGGGACTGGCTCGGCGTCGCCGCGGGCGTGCCCGGCTTCGTCGGCTTCGCGGTGGGTCGCACCGATTTCTGGCAGCCGCTGGTGGCGTGGCGAGCCGGCACGGCCACGCGGGAGCAGGCGGTGGCCGAGATCGCGAGACGCTATCACGAGTTCGTGGACCTGTTCGAAGGCCGGCGTCTCGCCGTGGTCCGGGAGGGCTGA